The following proteins are co-located in the Thermus thermophilus HB8 genome:
- the thiE gene encoding thiamine phosphate synthase yields MLGRLYLVVTPRPGWSLEATLDRTERALAGGVEVVQLRAKDWEARPTLALGERMLALARRYGVPFFLNDRPDLAALLGADGVHLGQNDLTPEEARRFFAGMVGRSTHAPEQALRALEEGVDYLSVGPVWETPTKPGRPAAGLAYVRWAAENLGEKPWYAIGGIDLGNLDQVLEAGARRIVVVRAILDAPDPERAARALRERLYGVA; encoded by the coding sequence TTGCTTGGAAGGCTCTACCTGGTGGTGACCCCAAGGCCCGGCTGGTCTTTGGAGGCTACCCTGGACCGCACGGAAAGGGCCTTGGCGGGCGGCGTGGAGGTCGTGCAGCTGAGGGCCAAGGACTGGGAGGCGCGGCCCACCCTGGCCCTCGGGGAAAGGATGCTCGCCCTCGCCCGGCGCTACGGGGTGCCCTTCTTCCTGAACGACCGCCCCGACCTCGCCGCCCTCCTGGGGGCGGACGGGGTGCACCTGGGGCAGAACGACCTCACCCCCGAGGAGGCGCGGCGCTTCTTTGCCGGGATGGTGGGCCGCTCCACCCACGCCCCGGAGCAGGCGCTAAGGGCCCTAGAGGAGGGGGTGGACTACCTCTCCGTGGGCCCCGTCTGGGAGACCCCCACGAAGCCGGGCAGGCCCGCGGCGGGGCTCGCTTACGTGCGCTGGGCGGCGGAGAACCTGGGGGAGAAGCCCTGGTACGCCATCGGGGGGATTGACCTGGGGAACCTGGACCAGGTCCTAGAGGCCGGGGCCAGGCGCATCGTGGTGGTCCGGGCCATCCTGGACGCCCCTGACCCCGAGCGGGCGGCCCGCGCCCTTAGGGAGAGGCTTTATGGTGTGGCTTAA
- a CDS encoding NAD(P)/FAD-dependent oxidoreductase, with translation MRADVAVVGAGIIGALAAYELAKRGVAVALLDAEKEGAATLASAGMLAPYPEGLSGELLEAGLYGLARYPELLAELRERGLEVEAGFSGTWVAALSLGEKEAWQAQDPLPYPVRGGLGARRFPGGFVHPKALREALLEAFRDLGGTYLRAEVEGIEGGRVHWREGALRARFVLLAVGAWGGRFGLRVRPLKGEALLLWGEAPPGPLFAGEGYLLSREGGVYVGATSREGWAEGVDLYGLRWLADYAHERFPLLEGARFRGAVFGFRPAGELFVGEVEEGVYAAVGHGRNGVLLAPWTAKRLLKLLGVEDDAA, from the coding sequence ATGAGGGCGGACGTGGCCGTGGTGGGGGCGGGGATCATCGGGGCCCTCGCCGCCTACGAGCTCGCCAAGCGGGGGGTGGCCGTGGCCCTCTTGGACGCGGAGAAGGAAGGGGCCGCCACCCTGGCGAGCGCGGGGATGCTCGCCCCTTACCCCGAGGGGCTTTCGGGGGAGCTTCTGGAGGCGGGGCTATACGGCCTTGCCCGCTACCCCGAGCTCCTCGCCGAGCTTAGGGAAAGGGGCCTCGAGGTGGAGGCGGGGTTTTCCGGGACCTGGGTGGCGGCCCTAAGCCTTGGGGAAAAGGAAGCTTGGCAGGCCCAAGACCCCCTCCCTTACCCGGTCCGGGGGGGCTTGGGGGCGAGGCGCTTCCCCGGGGGGTTCGTCCACCCCAAGGCGCTCCGCGAGGCCCTCCTCGAGGCCTTCCGGGACCTCGGGGGCACCTACCTCCGGGCCGAGGTGGAAGGGATAGAGGGGGGGAGGGTCCATTGGCGGGAAGGGGCCCTTAGGGCCCGCTTCGTCCTCCTCGCCGTGGGGGCCTGGGGGGGAAGGTTCGGCCTAAGGGTCAGGCCCCTCAAGGGGGAGGCCCTTCTCCTTTGGGGGGAGGCCCCGCCCGGGCCCCTTTTCGCCGGGGAGGGGTACCTCCTCTCCCGGGAGGGCGGGGTCTACGTGGGGGCCACGTCGCGGGAGGGGTGGGCGGAGGGAGTGGACCTCTATGGCCTCCGCTGGCTTGCGGACTACGCCCACGAGCGCTTTCCCCTCTTGGAAGGGGCCCGCTTTAGGGGAGCGGTCTTCGGGTTTAGGCCCGCGGGGGAGCTCTTCGTGGGCGAGGTGGAGGAAGGCGTGTACGCGGCGGTGGGGCACGGGAGGAACGGCGTCCTCCTCGCCCCTTGGACGGCAAAGAGGCTTTTAAAGCTTTTGGGGGTGGAGGATGACGCAGCTTGA
- a CDS encoding nitrite/sulfite reductase, which yields MAGLVDRVSGARLDPAAEAEIRYLEAMIARLEAGEEDPEDFRVFRLKNGIYGIRGRPEHHMIRIKLPVGRITPEGLRVLADVAERYAENRLAHVTTRQAVQLHHVHRRDVPKVLRAVNAVGLTTREACGHSIRAITCCPYAGVSPEEPFDVTPYAEAAYRYFLRHPVGQNLPRKFKIAFEGCAADHARTPIHDIGVVAALEGGKRGFRVYVGGGLGAAPMSAELLEAFTPEEDLLPTMLAIVRLFDRYGNRKVLTQARLKFLVKKWGIAAFREAVREERRLVKLTASGEDLEAWAPPPEPEPPRLPSPPKKPFSFAPGFDAWRRTNLFKQKQEGFYTVTVRLPLGDITPEGLRALAAIAETYAAEVRSAISQNLLLRFVPEEALGGLYEALLEAGLALPEAHTLLDITRCPGADTCNLAITRSRGLAQALEAHLATLPLAQDPGAKAIGVKISGCPNSCGQHHIADIGFYGSSRKVGEREVPHYVLLLGGRTREGEARFGQVVGRLPARRVPEAVERILKRYLEERQNGESFQAYLDRVGAASFKPLLQELQEVPPYEEAPEFYQDLGAEGEAFSVQLGRGECAV from the coding sequence ATGGCAGGGCTTGTGGACAGGGTAAGCGGCGCGCGCCTGGACCCGGCGGCGGAGGCGGAGATCCGGTACCTGGAGGCCATGATCGCCCGCCTCGAGGCCGGGGAGGAAGACCCCGAGGACTTCCGGGTCTTCCGGCTCAAAAACGGCATCTACGGCATCCGGGGCCGCCCCGAGCACCACATGATCCGCATCAAGCTCCCCGTGGGGCGGATCACCCCCGAGGGCCTCAGGGTTCTCGCGGACGTGGCCGAGCGCTACGCGGAAAACCGCCTGGCCCACGTGACCACCCGCCAGGCGGTCCAGCTCCACCACGTCCACCGCCGGGACGTGCCCAAGGTCTTAAGGGCGGTGAACGCCGTGGGCCTCACCACGAGGGAGGCCTGCGGCCACTCCATCCGGGCCATCACCTGCTGCCCCTACGCCGGGGTCTCCCCCGAGGAACCCTTTGACGTGACCCCCTACGCCGAGGCCGCCTACCGCTACTTCCTCCGCCACCCCGTGGGGCAGAACCTCCCCCGGAAGTTCAAGATCGCCTTTGAGGGGTGCGCCGCGGACCACGCCCGCACCCCCATCCACGACATCGGGGTGGTGGCGGCCTTGGAAGGGGGAAAACGGGGGTTCCGCGTCTACGTGGGCGGGGGCTTAGGGGCCGCCCCCATGAGCGCCGAGCTTCTGGAGGCCTTCACCCCCGAGGAGGACCTCCTCCCCACCATGCTCGCCATCGTCCGCCTCTTTGACCGCTACGGAAACCGCAAGGTCTTGACCCAGGCCCGGCTCAAGTTCCTGGTGAAGAAGTGGGGGATCGCCGCCTTCCGGGAGGCGGTGCGGGAGGAGAGGCGCCTCGTCAAGCTCACGGCGAGCGGCGAGGACCTCGAGGCCTGGGCCCCGCCCCCAGAGCCCGAGCCCCCAAGGCTTCCCAGCCCGCCCAAAAAGCCCTTCTCCTTTGCCCCAGGCTTTGACGCCTGGCGGCGCACCAACCTCTTCAAGCAAAAGCAGGAGGGCTTCTATACCGTCACCGTCCGCCTCCCCTTGGGGGACATCACCCCGGAAGGCCTCAGGGCCCTGGCGGCCATCGCCGAGACCTACGCCGCCGAGGTCCGGAGCGCCATCAGCCAGAACCTCCTCCTCCGCTTCGTCCCCGAGGAGGCCCTGGGTGGGCTTTACGAGGCCCTCTTGGAGGCGGGGCTCGCTCTCCCTGAGGCCCACACCCTCCTGGACATCACCCGCTGCCCCGGGGCCGACACCTGCAACCTGGCCATCACCCGCTCCCGGGGGCTCGCCCAGGCCCTCGAGGCCCACCTCGCCACGCTCCCCCTGGCCCAGGACCCGGGGGCCAAGGCCATCGGCGTCAAGATCTCCGGCTGCCCCAACTCCTGCGGCCAGCACCACATCGCCGACATCGGCTTCTACGGTTCAAGCCGCAAGGTGGGAGAAAGGGAGGTGCCCCACTACGTCCTCCTCCTGGGCGGGCGCACCCGGGAGGGGGAGGCTCGCTTCGGCCAGGTGGTGGGGAGGCTCCCGGCGCGGCGGGTCCCCGAGGCGGTGGAAAGGATCCTCAAGCGCTACCTGGAGGAGCGGCAAAACGGGGAGAGCTTCCAGGCCTACCTGGACCGGGTGGGGGCGGCCTCCTTCAAGCCCCTCCTCCAGGAGCTCCAGGAGGTCCCTCCCTACGAGGAGGCCCCCGAGTTCTACCAGGACCTGGGGGCGGAAGGGGAGGCCTTCAGCGTGCAGCTCGGGCGCGGGGAGTGCGCCGTCTAG
- a CDS encoding thiazole synthase: MDTWKVGPVELKSRLILGSGKYEDFGVMREAIAAAKAEVVTVSVRRVELKAPGHVGLLEALEGVRLLPNTAGARTAEEAVRLARLGRLLTGERWVKLEVIPDPTYLLPDPLETLKAAERLIEEDFLVLPYMGPDLVLAKRLAALGTATVMPLAAPIGSGWGVRTRALLELFAREKASLPPVVVDAGLGLPSHAAEVMELGLDAVLVNTAIAEAQDPPAMAEAFRLAVEAGRKAYLAGPMRPREAASPSSPVEGVPFTPTGPRPGRGPQ, encoded by the coding sequence GTGGACACCTGGAAAGTAGGTCCCGTGGAGCTCAAAAGCCGCCTCATCCTGGGGTCCGGCAAGTACGAGGACTTCGGGGTGATGCGGGAGGCCATCGCCGCCGCGAAGGCCGAGGTGGTCACGGTCTCCGTGAGGCGGGTGGAGCTCAAGGCCCCGGGGCACGTGGGGCTTCTGGAGGCTTTGGAGGGGGTTAGGCTTCTCCCCAACACCGCAGGGGCCAGAACGGCCGAGGAGGCGGTGCGCCTCGCCCGCTTGGGCCGCCTCCTCACCGGGGAAAGGTGGGTGAAGCTCGAGGTCATCCCCGACCCCACCTACCTCCTCCCCGACCCCCTGGAGACCCTGAAGGCGGCGGAGAGGCTTATAGAGGAGGATTTCCTCGTCCTCCCCTACATGGGGCCCGACCTCGTCCTGGCCAAAAGGCTCGCCGCCCTGGGCACGGCCACGGTGATGCCCCTCGCCGCCCCCATCGGCTCGGGCTGGGGGGTGAGGACGAGGGCCCTTTTGGAGCTTTTCGCCCGGGAGAAGGCAAGCCTTCCCCCGGTGGTGGTGGACGCGGGGCTCGGCCTCCCCTCCCACGCGGCGGAGGTGATGGAGCTCGGCCTGGACGCCGTCTTGGTGAACACCGCCATCGCCGAGGCCCAAGATCCCCCCGCCATGGCCGAGGCCTTCCGGCTTGCGGTGGAGGCGGGGAGGAAGGCCTACCTCGCCGGGCCCATGCGGCCCAGGGAGGCGGCAAGCCCCTCCAGCCCGGTGGAGGGGGTGCCTTTTACCCCGACCGGGCCCCGGCCCGGCCGGGGGCCCCAGTAG
- the thiS gene encoding sulfur carrier protein ThiS produces MVWLNGEPRPLEGKTLKEVLEEMGVELKGVAVLLNEEAFLGLEVPDRPLRDGDVVEVVALMQGG; encoded by the coding sequence ATGGTGTGGCTTAACGGGGAGCCCAGGCCCTTGGAGGGAAAGACCCTCAAGGAGGTCTTGGAGGAAATGGGCGTGGAGCTTAAGGGGGTCGCCGTCCTCCTCAACGAGGAGGCCTTCTTGGGCCTCGAGGTCCCGGACCGCCCCTTGCGGGACGGGGACGTGGTGGAGGTGGTGGCCCTGATGCAGGGGGGTTAG